Proteins encoded in a region of the Streptomyces sp. PCS3-D2 genome:
- a CDS encoding condensation domain-containing protein, with protein MPTDADPAARDRQQLQRELLRRARAGTARRTTADAGTVGGTAPDRAAGAPAAGRPGRAPQAEGAPLSRAQRRMWLMERLGGAGDSYHVPFATRVRGPFDAAAFATALTSLVARHTILRTRYTEHGGEPRQEVLPTPHTVPVRVVDTDPAQAAVLLRREAARPFDLAAGDAVRALVLRHGPQDHTLLLTFHHIAMDGVSLETVAAELAVLYAAATDGTDTHTLTAAPQYADHARREHDGLPGLEADLKRWGDLLADAAPPSLPGPTPDAPDAAGRPAAARSLPLAPAVPESLRALGAQRRATLFAVSLTAAFAALHRLTGDDDLVIGVAGTHRSGTAMRGLVGLCVNTLPVRVEVSGDLSFAQLLRRVNDALLEAQRHRHIPFDLVLERLGAGARGADGTALVRVTSDVLGEPTVLQLPGTSAEYVDIPSDGAKFTLSYGLALGSADRPEALVQYDANTLDEGTAQAAVQDYADLLHAVAADPERPLGSLLPARHGRAPGAGAVDADADGRNAGSAAPRKPAAAGPDHGTPRPAGGEEDPDPGAGAAARDGSAPQGDPHPAAQALRAHPKVADAAVVRLPHGPSVAYAVLHDSTGPSGHELLGLLRRSLAPETVPAAVTLLDALPRTAGGALDPARLPGAPVQSLPPGPRAEAVLETFTGVLGVRPSPDDDFFGLGGHSLKAVQLAERLRTDLGLPLTGLDVLQARTPRALTALLDERAAQQNAAKAASRPAPRSRDARPGTVLVTGATGGVGAFVVRELVAQGRPVLALARPESAHLIATEGVDVVEGDLTDLAGLRDAVAQADAVVHAACTFTRHDVDLAAMEAMVGAWRRGPFVFVSSVDAYGHPGTDRVAEEAPPHEPVSPYGKAKLDCEAMVLRAAGSAGRGGASAVRSPIVWGAHDRLREQLRWGAIGSLYQAARQGLPIELPRPGTGGHDWYGAAWVHAAALARAVAECLDRPVHGIANACSGHVSWRDLAQDLAELSGTRPAFDEIGSVPRDLDHRWHYDSARLARPLRPRAGEDRRTVLAEMTAAMAVGGA; from the coding sequence ATGCCCACTGACGCCGACCCCGCGGCCCGCGACCGGCAGCAACTCCAGCGGGAACTGCTGCGCCGGGCCCGCGCCGGAACGGCCCGGCGCACGACGGCCGACGCCGGAACCGTCGGGGGCACCGCCCCCGACAGGGCTGCCGGCGCCCCGGCCGCGGGCCGGCCCGGCCGGGCACCGCAGGCCGAGGGCGCACCCCTGTCCCGTGCCCAGCGCCGCATGTGGCTGATGGAGCGGCTGGGCGGCGCGGGCGACTCCTACCACGTACCGTTCGCCACCCGCGTGCGCGGCCCGTTCGACGCCGCCGCGTTCGCGACCGCGCTCACCTCGCTGGTGGCCCGACACACCATCCTGCGCACCCGCTACACGGAGCACGGGGGCGAGCCCCGGCAGGAGGTGCTCCCGACACCGCACACGGTCCCCGTCCGCGTGGTCGACACCGACCCGGCGCAGGCTGCGGTGCTGCTGCGGCGCGAGGCGGCCCGGCCGTTCGACCTCGCGGCGGGCGACGCCGTACGGGCGCTGGTGCTGCGCCACGGCCCGCAGGACCACACCCTGCTGCTGACGTTCCACCACATCGCCATGGACGGCGTTTCGCTGGAGACCGTCGCCGCCGAACTCGCCGTCCTCTACGCGGCGGCCACCGACGGCACCGACACCCACACGCTCACGGCGGCGCCCCAGTACGCCGACCACGCGCGCCGCGAACACGACGGCCTGCCAGGCCTGGAGGCGGACCTGAAGCGCTGGGGCGACCTGTTGGCGGACGCCGCCCCACCGAGCCTTCCCGGGCCGACGCCGGACGCGCCGGACGCGGCCGGGCGCCCCGCAGCAGCGCGCAGCCTGCCCCTCGCGCCCGCCGTGCCCGAGTCCCTGCGGGCGCTGGGCGCGCAGCGGCGGGCCACGCTCTTCGCGGTGTCCCTCACCGCGGCCTTCGCCGCGCTGCACCGGCTCACCGGCGACGACGACCTCGTCATCGGCGTGGCGGGCACCCACCGCAGCGGAACCGCCATGCGCGGCCTGGTCGGACTGTGCGTCAACACCCTGCCCGTGCGGGTGGAGGTCTCCGGCGACCTGTCCTTCGCCCAGCTGCTGCGACGCGTGAACGACGCGCTCCTCGAAGCCCAGCGCCACCGGCACATCCCCTTCGACCTGGTCCTGGAACGCCTCGGCGCCGGGGCGCGCGGCGCCGACGGGACCGCGCTGGTGCGCGTCACCTCCGACGTCCTCGGGGAGCCGACCGTGCTCCAGCTGCCGGGTACGTCCGCCGAGTACGTCGACATCCCCTCCGACGGCGCGAAGTTCACCCTGTCGTACGGCCTCGCCCTGGGCAGCGCCGACCGGCCCGAGGCGCTCGTCCAGTACGACGCGAACACCCTGGACGAGGGCACGGCGCAGGCGGCCGTACAGGACTACGCGGACCTGCTCCACGCGGTGGCCGCGGACCCGGAGCGGCCCCTCGGCTCGCTGCTCCCCGCCCGCCACGGCCGCGCCCCCGGAGCCGGGGCCGTGGACGCGGACGCGGACGGGCGGAACGCCGGTTCCGCCGCACCGCGGAAGCCGGCGGCCGCCGGCCCGGACCACGGCACGCCACGGCCCGCCGGCGGGGAGGAAGATCCGGACCCGGGTGCCGGCGCCGCTGCCCGGGACGGCTCGGCGCCGCAGGGCGACCCCCATCCGGCGGCGCAGGCCCTGCGCGCCCACCCGAAGGTCGCCGATGCCGCGGTGGTCCGGCTCCCCCACGGGCCCTCCGTGGCCTATGCCGTCCTCCACGACAGCACCGGCCCGTCCGGTCACGAACTCCTGGGTCTGCTGCGCCGGTCGCTCGCCCCCGAGACGGTACCCGCGGCGGTCACGCTGCTCGACGCGCTGCCGCGGACGGCCGGCGGCGCGCTCGATCCCGCACGGTTGCCCGGGGCGCCGGTGCAGAGCCTCCCGCCCGGCCCCCGGGCCGAAGCGGTCCTGGAGACCTTCACCGGCGTGCTCGGCGTCCGGCCGTCGCCGGACGACGACTTCTTCGGGCTCGGCGGCCACTCCCTCAAGGCGGTGCAGCTCGCCGAACGGCTGCGCACGGACCTCGGGCTGCCGCTCACGGGCCTCGACGTGCTCCAGGCCCGTACGCCCCGGGCACTGACCGCGCTCCTCGACGAACGGGCCGCGCAGCAGAATGCGGCGAAGGCTGCGAGCCGGCCGGCCCCGCGCTCCCGGGACGCCCGCCCCGGGACGGTGCTGGTCACCGGCGCGACGGGCGGGGTGGGTGCCTTCGTGGTACGTGAACTGGTGGCCCAGGGGCGTCCGGTGCTGGCATTGGCCCGGCCCGAGTCCGCCCACCTGATCGCCACCGAGGGCGTCGACGTCGTCGAGGGCGACCTCACCGACCTGGCCGGACTGCGCGACGCCGTCGCACAGGCGGACGCCGTCGTCCACGCTGCCTGCACCTTCACCCGGCACGACGTGGACCTGGCGGCGATGGAGGCGATGGTCGGCGCCTGGCGGCGCGGACCGTTCGTCTTCGTCAGCAGCGTCGACGCCTACGGGCACCCCGGCACGGACCGGGTCGCCGAGGAGGCACCGCCCCACGAGCCGGTCAGCCCGTACGGGAAGGCCAAGCTCGACTGCGAGGCCATGGTGCTGCGTGCCGCGGGCAGCGCGGGACGCGGGGGAGCGAGCGCGGTGCGGTCGCCGATCGTCTGGGGCGCGCACGACCGGCTGCGCGAGCAACTGCGCTGGGGCGCCATCGGCTCCCTGTACCAGGCGGCCCGTCAGGGTCTGCCGATCGAACTCCCGCGTCCCGGAACCGGCGGACACGACTGGTACGGCGCCGCCTGGGTGCATGCGGCCGCCCTGGCCCGCGCGGTGGCCGAATGCCTGGACCGCCCCGTGCACGGGATCGCCAACGCGTGCAGCGGCCACGTCTCCTGGCGTGACCTCGCCCAGGATCTCGCGGAACTTTCGGGCACCCGGCCGGCCTTCGACGAGATCGGATCCGTCCCCCGCGATCTGGACCACCGCTGGCACTACGACAGCGCTCGCCTGGCCCGACCCCTGCGCCCCCGGGCCGGCGAGGACCGCCGGACGGTCCTCGCCGAGATGACCGCCGCCATGGCCGTGGGCGGCGCCTGA
- a CDS encoding DUF6332 family protein: MTTRRRGQAERDAMTVEIGYALLSACFLGAVVFAAIAGPVAVWDLPGGFEDFLVLAGASMGGVLGALRVVHVLWQHGRNR; the protein is encoded by the coding sequence ATGACGACGAGACGACGGGGCCAGGCCGAACGGGACGCGATGACGGTCGAGATCGGATACGCGCTGCTGAGCGCCTGCTTCCTCGGCGCCGTCGTGTTTGCGGCGATCGCCGGGCCGGTCGCCGTGTGGGACCTGCCGGGCGGGTTCGAGGACTTCCTCGTACTGGCCGGCGCGTCGATGGGCGGAGTCCTCGGGGCGCTTCGGGTCGTCCACGTCCTCTGGCAGCACGGACGCAATCGCTAG